Proteins encoded by one window of Musa acuminata AAA Group cultivar baxijiao chromosome BXJ2-9, Cavendish_Baxijiao_AAA, whole genome shotgun sequence:
- the LOC103973948 gene encoding eukaryotic translation initiation factor 2 subunit beta, producing MAEENPKDTKEEVPELAPFDSTKKKKKKKVVIQDPAEEVDKLTEKTESLTVDDVSEPSFVGLKKKKKKPVETDFLNDENGDAGEDLNGDQIGGDEEGEGIVLGVVRYPWEGTDRDYKYDELLGRVFNILRENNPDLAGDRRRTVIRPPQVLREGTKKTVFVNFMDLCKTMHRQHEHVMNFLLAEMGTSGSLDGQQRLVVKGRFAPKNFEGILRRYINEYVICNGCKSPDTILSKENRLFFLRCEQCGSSRSVAPIKAGFVARVGRRKAGT from the exons ATGGCGGAAGAGAACCCAAAGGATACGAAAGAGGAGGTGCCAGAG TTGGCGCCCTTtgattcaaccaagaagaagaagaaaaagaaggttgtGATTCAAGATCCTGCTGAGGAGGTGGATAAACTCACTGAGAAGACGGAAAGTTTAACAG TTGACGACGTAAGTGAGCCTAGTTTTGTTggcctgaagaagaagaagaagaaacca GTGGAAACTGACTTTTTGAATGACGAGAATGGAGATGCTGGAGAAGATCTTAATG GCGATCAGATTGGAGGGGATGAGGAAGGAGAGGGCATTGTATTAGGAGTTGTTCGATACCCGTGGGAAGGAACTGATCGTGACTATAAGTATGATGAG CTGCTGGGTAGGGTGTTTAATATATTACGCGAGAATAATCCAGATCTTGCTGGAGATAGGCGTCGGACGGTCATAAGGCCTCCACAAGTTCTCAGAGAAGGAACTAAGAAGACAGTTTTTGTTAATTTTATGGATCTCTGCAAAAC GATGCATAGGCAACATGAGCATGTAATGAATTTCTTGCTTGCTGAAATGGGAACAAGTGGATCCCTTGATGGGCAGCAGAGACTGGTGGTTAAGGGGAGGTTTGCTCCAAAAAATTTTGAGGGTATCCTAAGAAGATACATCA ATGAATATGTTATATGTAATGGTTGCAAAAGTCCAGACACAATCCTTTCCAAGGAAAACCGATTGTTCTTTCTTCGATGTGAGCAG
- the LOC135583590 gene encoding thioredoxin H4-1-like: MGNCIRKNVRNSGNEDEVDFRGGNVHVITSKSDWEQKIAEANKDGRIVVANFSATWCSPCRTVAPVYRELSEKYPSLIFVTIDVDNLMDFCLSWDISATPTFFFLKDGQQLDKLIGANGPELEHKIRLLDQSCQAPTDATLPLR; the protein is encoded by the exons ATGGGAAACTGCATAAGAAAG aatGTGAGAAATAGTGGCAATGAAGATGAGGTAGATTTTCGAGGTGGAAATGTGCATGTAATAACCAGCAAAAGTGACTGGGAACAGAAGATTGCAGAAGCAAACAAGGATGGCAGGATA GTTGTGGCAAACTTCAGTGCAACTTGGTGCAGTCCATGCAGGACGGTTGCACCTGTTTACAGGGAGCTATCTGAAAAGTATCCTTCACTGATATTCGTGACAATAGATGTGGATAATTTGATG GATTTTTGTTTGTCGTGGGACATCTCAGCAACCCCCACATTCTTCTTTCTGAAAGATGGGCAGCAGCTGGATAAGCTCATCGGTGCCAATGGGCCTGAGCTTGAGCATAAGATACGCTTGCTGGATCAATCATGCCAAGCTCCAACTGATGCTACTCTCCCGCTACGATGA
- the LOC103973944 gene encoding uncharacterized protein LOC103973944, with the protein MMETSGASSDPYRSQAGGGGGSSRRFRIRFSPSNLIRAPLSTLLEYSGILRTRAGHSEGEIMVGESMRDHGPGRIGESSLPGVGGSGSGEVAIRIIGVGDHEGSRVGPNPVQPLAVGPCREGNPGGAGVSSELLGTLPERHGRDGGSDIGVGEIGPSSSSSLPASILGGGGQSADGEVNNAGGNGRDSAYQRYDIQQVARWIEQVLPFSLLLLVVFIRQHLQGFFVTIWIAAVMFKSNDILRKQTALKGERKISVLVGITLVFMIHVFGVYWWYRNEGLLYPLVMLPPKEVPPFWHAIFIIMVNDTLVRQAAMVVKCVLLMYYKNSRGRKYRKQGQMLTLIEYFLLLYRALLPTPVWYRFFLNKEYGSLFSSLTTGLYLTFKLTSVVEKVQSFVAALKALSRKEVLYGSYATMEQVIAAGDLCAICQEKMHAPILLSCKHIFCEDCVSEWFERERTCPLCRALVKPADLRSFGDGSTSLFFQLF; encoded by the exons ATGATGGAGACCTCAGGCGCAAGCTCCGATCCCTACAGAAGCCAGGCCGGTGGCGGAGGCGGTTCGTCGAGGAGGTTCCGGATCCGGTTTTCGCCGTCCAATTTGATCCGGGCGCCGCTCTCGACGCTGTTGGAGTACTCCGGGATCTTGCGGACTCGGGCGGGCCACTCGGAGGGCGAGATCATGGTCGGTGAGTCCATGCGCGACCATGGCCCTGGTCGGATTGGGGAGTCGTCTCTCCCTGGCGTCGGTGGAAGCGGCAGCGGGGAGGTGGCTATAAGGATAATTGGGGTCGGGGATCACGAGGGTTCAAGGGTGGGGCCGAACCCGGTGCAGCCCTTGGCTGTTGGGCCATGCCGGGAGGGGAACCCTGGTGGTGCTGGTGTATCGAGCGAGCTGCTTGGCACTTTGCCTGAAAGGCATGGAAGAGATGGAGGGAGCGATATTGGCGTTGGGGAAATaggaccttcttcttcttcttctttgccggCATCCATTTTGGGCGGCGGCGGTCAGAGCGCGGAtggtgaggtgaacaatgcaggtGGTAACGGCAGAGATTCAGCATACCAGAGATATGACATACAACAGGTTGCTAGGTGGATCGAGCAGGTACTGCCGTTCTCGTTGCTTCTATTGGTGGTGTTCATCAGACAGCATCTGCAAG GTTTCTTTGTCACTATCTGGATTGCTGCTGTGATGTTTAAGTCAAATGATATTTTGAGAAAGCAAACTGCTTTAAAG GGAGAGCGAAAAATATCTGTACTTGTTGGAATTACACTAGTTTTCATGATTCATGTGTTTGGAGTCTACTGGTGGTACAGGAATGAGGGCCTTCTGTACCCACTGGTCATGCTTCCTCCTAAAGAAGTACCTCCATTTTGGCATGCCATATTTATTATCATGGTTAATG ATACATTGGTGCGCCAGGCTGCTATGGTGGTCAAGTGTGTGCTCTTGATGTATTACAAAAATAGTAGGGGCCGTAAATATCGTAAGCAG GGTCAAATGCTAACTCTTATAGAGTATTTCTTGCTGCTGTACCGTGCCTTGTTGCCGACACCTGTTTGGTACCGATTCTTCTTAAACAAAGAATATGGAAGCCTCTTTTCTTCTCTGACTACAGGACTATACCTTACCTTTAAGCTGACTTCAGTTGTGGAGAAG GTTCAATCCTTTGTTGCTGCATTGAAGGCACTATCACGGAAAGAAGTACTTTATGGCTCCTATGCAACAATGGAACAG GTAATTGCTGCTGGCGATCTGTGTGCTATTTGCCAGGAGAAGATGCATGCTCCTATCCTACTCAGCTGTAAACACATCTTCTGCGAGGACTGCGTCTCTGAATG GTTTGAGAGAGAAAGGACATGCCCGTTGTGTAGAGCATTGGTGAAACCAGCAGACCTTAGGTCATTCGGCGATGGTTCCACGAGCTTATTTTTCCAGCTGTTCTGA